A single genomic interval of Nostoc commune NIES-4072 harbors:
- the nifX gene encoding nitrogen fixation protein NifX, with translation MKIAFTTSDRVHINAHFGWAKMIDVYEITDEGYHFVETLTFEGELKEDGNEDKITPKLEAIGDCTIIYVTAIGGSAAARLIKKGVTPVKARSEEEEISEVLNKLVKTLKGNPPPWLRKALQPKTTNFADEIEDEATV, from the coding sequence ATGAAAATAGCCTTCACGACGAGTGACCGAGTTCATATTAATGCTCACTTTGGATGGGCAAAAATGATTGATGTTTACGAAATTACCGATGAGGGATATCACTTCGTAGAAACCCTCACCTTTGAAGGCGAACTCAAAGAAGATGGGAATGAAGACAAAATCACCCCAAAACTTGAGGCAATAGGCGACTGTACGATTATTTACGTAACAGCAATTGGTGGTAGTGCCGCCGCTCGGTTAATCAAGAAAGGTGTCACCCCAGTGAAGGCGCGATCGGAAGAAGAAGAAATTAGTGAAGTGCTAAACAAGCTAGTGAAAACCCTCAAAGGTAATCCTCCACCTTGGTTGCGTAAAGCTTTACAGCCAAAAACCACAAACTTTGCTGATGAAATCGAAGACGAAGCAACAGTATGA
- a CDS encoding NifX-associated nitrogen fixation protein: MTANNSVNGTATTEVLNSPFLKVLIKQIRGQDSYGVYRTWSDELILKPFIVTKQKKREISVEGEVDAVTQARIMAFFRAVAAGIEQETGLISQVVVDLSHEGFGWALVFSGRLLLTVKTLRDAHRFGFDSLEKLAEEGENYVKKGLDLAKRFPEVGKI; this comes from the coding sequence ATGACCGCAAATAATAGTGTGAACGGAACCGCTACAACTGAAGTCTTGAACTCACCTTTCCTTAAGGTATTAATCAAACAAATCCGTGGTCAAGACAGTTATGGAGTTTATCGTACTTGGTCAGATGAGTTGATTCTCAAACCCTTTATTGTCACCAAACAAAAGAAACGGGAAATCTCCGTTGAGGGCGAAGTTGATGCGGTAACTCAAGCCCGGATAATGGCATTTTTTCGAGCTGTAGCGGCTGGAATTGAACAAGAAACAGGTTTGATATCCCAGGTTGTAGTTGATTTGAGCCATGAAGGATTTGGCTGGGCGCTAGTTTTTTCTGGCCGTCTTTTGCTAACTGTGAAAACCCTGCGAGATGCTCACCGCTTTGGCTTTGACTCGCTAGAGAAATTAGCAGAAGAGGGAGAAAACTACGTCAAAAAAGGTCTTGATTTGGCGAAGCGCTTTCCTGAAGTTGGCAAAATTTAA
- a CDS encoding CCE_0567 family metalloprotein, which produces MQAEDTSIEELQGQIRRLNSKAGQMKMDLHDLAEGLPTDYNQLMDVAAATYEIYRKLDELKQHLKKLENAK; this is translated from the coding sequence GTGCAAGCAGAAGACACGAGTATTGAGGAACTACAAGGACAAATCAGACGGCTTAACAGCAAAGCAGGTCAAATGAAAATGGATCTGCATGATTTAGCTGAAGGTCTGCCAACAGATTACAACCAACTTATGGATGTTGCCGCCGCAACTTATGAAATCTATCGCAAGTTAGATGAACTGAAGCAACATCTGAAAAAATTGGAGAATGCTAAATGA
- the nifW gene encoding nitrogenase-stabilizing/protective protein NifW: MTGTIDQFKKLVDAEEFFQFFNMSYDLEVVNVNRLHILKKFSQYMQEIDDNSFDMNQEERLNQYSLALQKAYQVFVESTPHEQKLFKVFNDKPKNVVTLTEITSD, from the coding sequence ATGACTGGAACTATTGATCAATTCAAGAAGCTCGTAGATGCAGAAGAATTTTTTCAATTCTTTAACATGTCCTACGACTTAGAAGTTGTAAATGTAAATCGTCTACATATTCTGAAAAAGTTCTCTCAATACATGCAGGAAATTGATGATAATTCTTTTGACATGAATCAAGAAGAGAGACTAAATCAATATTCTTTGGCTTTGCAAAAAGCTTATCAGGTATTTGTCGAATCAACACCTCACGAACAAAAGCTGTTTAAAGTGTTTAACGACAAGCCGAAAAATGTAGTCACACTGACAGAAATCACTTCTGATTAG